In a single window of the Tigriopus californicus strain San Diego chromosome 2, Tcal_SD_v2.1, whole genome shotgun sequence genome:
- the LOC131893565 gene encoding egalitarian protein homolog isoform X2, with protein MCERERNILTHPKMETEDYEYVRNLTILFFLEKLLDKGESRSLHDLSCQFGTKGFSKEMRQIAGGSKAGLKKFLLEYPSLFAVQDDQVSVAKVSVADDVDGSGGPKRDYGHEAMLYFKDKLVQYGEGIEVPIKSLLGHRSQAPPQVRHVSGQHFKEFSDFLARFPEEFVVGEETIYLKQYEGTVMRKYCEQPEGQDDDDDDEEGGGAGVGPRVGHKAVNEELKNNIVKYLKSCLSDNDPDPTNLDELFNDVMDNFSTDHELPFRTVLDLRTFLKMYPQHFQVQGKLVELAVTVSKSSLNNGPNSNSNTNTNNNNIAVGANSNDGTPRARRSKADGMSFNPMASLKDRINSVVKQVVADNTFKERADAPRFDYQTWCSNVIQSAKIIRSVEEGRSLCENILKSHDVVALDVKGMNLGVEGRITSIHLNTMDCSPLVFDLITLPTLLTEGRLKDVLETDRIVKVIHDCRNSSASLWHQYNICLKNVFDTQAAYAVLQYQEDLSPVYKVKNTSLSSLCKLYKISGHEMIEQNRSTYKRDQKFWTRRPFDQEMILVLASDLLALVPQLYATMKRQILDSHMELFNDLCEEQVMLYVDPENVKERKKQRKIELEIEDIKQKLSTANGKNIVLSNREIRLLRPDNDDPEDNNAGSNPPSLESVSSGLSSDNSANSPMHSTVDGKSSVLMGRALSANSVNDIIMPGRTQEIDRIEKLEAMIANISKFGGSTENIALRAPFQPQTTAFTKPAVVVEKRSVETQTVSTGDIVITKVYSSE; from the exons ATGTGTGAGAGAGAGCGAAACATTCTTACACACCCAAAGATGGAGACGGAAGACTATGAATATGTGAGAAATCTGACCATCCTGTTCTTCTTGGAAAAATTGCTCGATAAGGGTGAGTCCCGAAGTCTCCACGATCTGAGCTGCCAATTCGGAACCAAGGGATTCAGCAAAGAAATGCGTCAAATTGCCGGTGGATCCAAAGCCGGACTCAAAAAGTTCCTCCTCGAGTACCCATCCTTGTTCGCGGTCCAAGATGACCAAGTGTCCGTCGCCAAAGTGAGTGTCGCAGACGACGTGGATGGATCCGGAGGGCCCAAACGAGATTATGGCCATGAGGCCATGCTCTACTTCAAAGACAAGCTAGTGCAATATGGCGAAGGCATTGAGGTGCCCATCAAAAGCCTTCTGGGTCACAGGTCGCAGGCCCCGCCTCAAGTGCGTCATGTGTCGGGACAGCATTTCAAGGAATTCAGCGACTTCCTCGCCCGTTTTCCGGAGGAGTTCGTCGTCGGTGAAGAGACCATCTATCTCAAGCAATACGAAGGCACGGTCATGCGAAAATATTGCGAACAGCCCGAAGGGCaggacgacgatgacgacgatgaggagggaggaggggcGGGAGTTGGGCCTAGGGTGGGCCACAAGGCTGTGAACGAAGAGCTGAAGAATAACATTGTCAAGTATCTGAAGTCATGTTTGTCAGACAATGACCCCGACCCCACCAATTTAGATGAGCTCTTCAACGATGTCATGGACAATTTCTCGACCGACCACGAGTTACCCTTCCGAACCGTGCTCGACCTGAGAACATTTCTCAAGATGTACCCCCAACACTTCCAGGTGCAAGGGAAACTTGTGGAGCTGGCAGTCACGGTTTCCAAAAGCTCCCTCAACAATGGTCCCAATAGCAATAGtaacaccaacaccaacaacaacaatatcgCTGTGGGAGCCAACAGTAACGATGGCACCCCTCGAGCACGTCGTTCCAAGGCCGATGGCATGTCCTTCAACCCCATGGCTAGCCTAAAAGATCGCATCAATTCCGTGGTCAAGCAAGTGGTGGCTGATAACACGTTCAAAGAGCGAGCAGACGCGCCCCGATTCGATTATCAAACTTGGTGCTCAAACGTGATACAAAGTGCAAAAATCATCCGTAGCGTCGAAGAGGGACGCTCTTTGTgcgagaacattttgaaatcccACGATGTCGTGGCCTTAGATGTCAAGGGAATGAATTTGGGCGTGGAGGGCCGAATTACATCGATACATCTGAACACAATGGATTGCAGTCCGTTGGTTTTCGACTTGATCACTCTACCCACATTGCTAACCGAGGGAAGGCTGAAAGACGTCTTGGAAACGGACAGGATTGTCAAG GTGATTCACGATTGCCGAAACTCCTCTGCTTCGTTGTGGCATCAATACAACATCTgtctcaaaaatgtatttgacaCCCAG GCCGCCTACGCAGTCCTTCAATATCAAGAAGACTTGAGTCCCGTTTACAAAGTCAAGAACACGTCGCTTAGTTCACTCTGCAAACTGTACAAGATCAGTGGGCATGAAATGATCGAGCAAAATAGAAGTACTTACAAGCGCGACCAAAAGTTCTGGACACGACGACCGTTCGACCAAGagatgattttggttttggcttcGGATTTATTGGCTCTGGTGCCGCAGCTGTATGCCACCATGAAGAG ACAAATCCTCGATTCGCACATGGAGCTGTTCAATGATCTATGCGAGGAACAAGTCATGCTCTATGTGGATCCAGAGAACGTGAAAGAGCGGAAAAAGCAGCGGAAAATCGAACTCGAGATTGAGGATATCAAGCAGAAGTTGTCCACCGCCAATGGAAAGAACATTGTCCTGAGTAATCGGGAGATTCGGCTTCTCAG accCGACAACGATGACCCTGAAGACAACAATGCCGGATCCAACCCACCGAGTCTCGAGTCTGTATCCTCGGGATTGAGCTCAGATAACTCCGCCAACTCGCCCATGCATTCCACTGTCGATGGGAAGTCGTCGGTTCTTATGGGCAGGGCCTTGTCCGCCAACTCCGTGAATGATATCATTATGCCCGGGCGAACGCAAGAAATTGACCGCATTGAGAAGCTCGAAGCCATGATCGCCAACATCTCGAAGTTTGGCGGTTCCACCGAAAACATTGCTCTCCGAGCACCTTTCCAACCTCAGACCACTGCCTTCACCAAACCAGCAGTTGTTGTGGAGAAGAGAAGTGTGGAAACACAAACAGTGTCCACAGGAGatattgtgatcaccaaaGTATATTCTAGTGAATGA
- the LOC131893565 gene encoding egalitarian protein homolog isoform X1: protein MCERERNILTHPKMETEDYEYVRNLTILFFLEKLLDKGESRSLHDLSCQFGTKGFSKEMRQIAGGSKAGLKKFLLEYPSLFAVQDDQVSVAKVSVADDVDGSGGPKRDYGHEAMLYFKDKLVQYGEGIEVPIKSLLGHRSQAPPQVRHVSGQHFKEFSDFLARFPEEFVVGEETIYLKQYEGTVMRKYCEQPEGQDDDDDDEEGGGAGVGPRVGHKAVNEELKNNIVKYLKSCLSDNDPDPTNLDELFNDVMDNFSTDHELPFRTVLDLRTFLKMYPQHFQVQGKLVELAVTVSKSSLNNGPNSNSNTNTNNNNIAVGANSNDGTPRARRSKADGMSFNPMASLKDRINSVVKQVVADNTFKERADAPRFDYQTWCSNVIQSAKIIRSVEEGRSLCENILKSHDVVALDVKGMNLGVEGRITSIHLNTMDCSPLVFDLITLPTLLTEGRLKDVLETDRIVKVIHDCRNSSASLWHQYNICLKNVFDTQAAYAVLQYQEDLSPVYKVKNTSLSSLCKLYKISGHEMIEQNRSTYKRDQKFWTRRPFDQEMILVLASDLLALVPQLYATMKRQILDSHMELFNDLCEEQVMLYVDPENVKERKKQRKIELEIEDIKQKLSTANGKNIVLSNREIRLLRYIELTEESKNLIKGSAKVAKKLERLTSKPDNDDPEDNNAGSNPPSLESVSSGLSSDNSANSPMHSTVDGKSSVLMGRALSANSVNDIIMPGRTQEIDRIEKLEAMIANISKFGGSTENIALRAPFQPQTTAFTKPAVVVEKRSVETQTVSTGDIVITKVYSSE from the exons ATGTGTGAGAGAGAGCGAAACATTCTTACACACCCAAAGATGGAGACGGAAGACTATGAATATGTGAGAAATCTGACCATCCTGTTCTTCTTGGAAAAATTGCTCGATAAGGGTGAGTCCCGAAGTCTCCACGATCTGAGCTGCCAATTCGGAACCAAGGGATTCAGCAAAGAAATGCGTCAAATTGCCGGTGGATCCAAAGCCGGACTCAAAAAGTTCCTCCTCGAGTACCCATCCTTGTTCGCGGTCCAAGATGACCAAGTGTCCGTCGCCAAAGTGAGTGTCGCAGACGACGTGGATGGATCCGGAGGGCCCAAACGAGATTATGGCCATGAGGCCATGCTCTACTTCAAAGACAAGCTAGTGCAATATGGCGAAGGCATTGAGGTGCCCATCAAAAGCCTTCTGGGTCACAGGTCGCAGGCCCCGCCTCAAGTGCGTCATGTGTCGGGACAGCATTTCAAGGAATTCAGCGACTTCCTCGCCCGTTTTCCGGAGGAGTTCGTCGTCGGTGAAGAGACCATCTATCTCAAGCAATACGAAGGCACGGTCATGCGAAAATATTGCGAACAGCCCGAAGGGCaggacgacgatgacgacgatgaggagggaggaggggcGGGAGTTGGGCCTAGGGTGGGCCACAAGGCTGTGAACGAAGAGCTGAAGAATAACATTGTCAAGTATCTGAAGTCATGTTTGTCAGACAATGACCCCGACCCCACCAATTTAGATGAGCTCTTCAACGATGTCATGGACAATTTCTCGACCGACCACGAGTTACCCTTCCGAACCGTGCTCGACCTGAGAACATTTCTCAAGATGTACCCCCAACACTTCCAGGTGCAAGGGAAACTTGTGGAGCTGGCAGTCACGGTTTCCAAAAGCTCCCTCAACAATGGTCCCAATAGCAATAGtaacaccaacaccaacaacaacaatatcgCTGTGGGAGCCAACAGTAACGATGGCACCCCTCGAGCACGTCGTTCCAAGGCCGATGGCATGTCCTTCAACCCCATGGCTAGCCTAAAAGATCGCATCAATTCCGTGGTCAAGCAAGTGGTGGCTGATAACACGTTCAAAGAGCGAGCAGACGCGCCCCGATTCGATTATCAAACTTGGTGCTCAAACGTGATACAAAGTGCAAAAATCATCCGTAGCGTCGAAGAGGGACGCTCTTTGTgcgagaacattttgaaatcccACGATGTCGTGGCCTTAGATGTCAAGGGAATGAATTTGGGCGTGGAGGGCCGAATTACATCGATACATCTGAACACAATGGATTGCAGTCCGTTGGTTTTCGACTTGATCACTCTACCCACATTGCTAACCGAGGGAAGGCTGAAAGACGTCTTGGAAACGGACAGGATTGTCAAG GTGATTCACGATTGCCGAAACTCCTCTGCTTCGTTGTGGCATCAATACAACATCTgtctcaaaaatgtatttgacaCCCAG GCCGCCTACGCAGTCCTTCAATATCAAGAAGACTTGAGTCCCGTTTACAAAGTCAAGAACACGTCGCTTAGTTCACTCTGCAAACTGTACAAGATCAGTGGGCATGAAATGATCGAGCAAAATAGAAGTACTTACAAGCGCGACCAAAAGTTCTGGACACGACGACCGTTCGACCAAGagatgattttggttttggcttcGGATTTATTGGCTCTGGTGCCGCAGCTGTATGCCACCATGAAGAG ACAAATCCTCGATTCGCACATGGAGCTGTTCAATGATCTATGCGAGGAACAAGTCATGCTCTATGTGGATCCAGAGAACGTGAAAGAGCGGAAAAAGCAGCGGAAAATCGAACTCGAGATTGAGGATATCAAGCAGAAGTTGTCCACCGCCAATGGAAAGAACATTGTCCTGAGTAATCGGGAGATTCGGCTTCTCAG ATATATTGAACTCACCGAGGAAAGTAAGAATCTCATCAAAGGCTCGgccaaagtggccaaaaaGCTGGAAAGACTCACGAGCAA accCGACAACGATGACCCTGAAGACAACAATGCCGGATCCAACCCACCGAGTCTCGAGTCTGTATCCTCGGGATTGAGCTCAGATAACTCCGCCAACTCGCCCATGCATTCCACTGTCGATGGGAAGTCGTCGGTTCTTATGGGCAGGGCCTTGTCCGCCAACTCCGTGAATGATATCATTATGCCCGGGCGAACGCAAGAAATTGACCGCATTGAGAAGCTCGAAGCCATGATCGCCAACATCTCGAAGTTTGGCGGTTCCACCGAAAACATTGCTCTCCGAGCACCTTTCCAACCTCAGACCACTGCCTTCACCAAACCAGCAGTTGTTGTGGAGAAGAGAAGTGTGGAAACACAAACAGTGTCCACAGGAGatattgtgatcaccaaaGTATATTCTAGTGAATGA
- the LOC131893573 gene encoding E3 ubiquitin-protein ligase rnf168-like, translating to MGLSPWLASLAGDQNNQGPEISISQSSSNHELCASMAGKSFGLNKSLDVSDVLCHICLSILIEPVTMPCQHRMCKVCFHRNLEVNSLLCPMCKKRIGTWARRRKDHELVDQELWRQIQDQFPQRVETKLAGIEEDAEDLEDLFPCVPTHQYTDQGDIKAEFEAELQKARHVQDHARVQAEALSLELIQQLQKQDQAEQASQSSSCAGTPKPPTKRKSSSDQRTLDSFLAQGERRTRIASDVSEAGTSQFDNILPSWLGDEAITEDVLREQQEALAQLARLRDDEAMARVLNEQEKQRMSPSPRSLRSTVLTPNRRGAQSKIGAKKSATPSSKSRASATKKLKQLSLLESFHASADS from the exons ATGGGGCTTAGCCCATGGTTAGCCTCGCTCGCTGGAGATCAAAACAATCAAGGTCCTGAAATTTCAATAAGCCAATCATCCTCGAATCACGAATTGTGCGCCAGCATGGCTGGCAAATCATTCGGATTGAACAAGTCCTTGGATGTGTCGGATGTGTTGTGTCACATTTGTTTGAGCATTCTCATCGAACCCGTGACCATGCCCTGCCAACATCGCATGTGCAAG GTGTGCTTCCACAGGAATCTCGAAGTCAACAGCCTGTTGTGTCCCATGTGTAAGAAGCGCATTGGGACTTGGGCTCGCCGCCGAAAGGATCATGAGCTCGTGGATCAGGAATTGTGGCGCCAGATCCAAGACCAATTTCCCCAACGGGTCGAGACCAAATTGGCCGGGATCGAAGAGGATGCCGAAGATTTGGAAGACCTATTTCCCTGTGTGCCCACTCACCAGTACACGGATCAAGGGGATATCAAGGCTGAGTTTGAAGCTGAATTGCAAAAAGCCCGCCACGTCCAAGATCATGCCAGAGTTCAAGCCGAAGCCTTGAGCTTGGAGCTCATCCAACAACTTCaaaaacaagaccaagccGAGCAGGCATCTCAGTCATCATCATGTGCAGGTACGCCCAAACCGCCCACCAAACGGAAATCTAGTTCCGATCAAAGAACCCTGGATAGTTTTTTAGCTCAGGGGGAGCGAAGGACTCGGATTGCGTCCGATGTGAGTGAAGCTGGCACTTCACAATTCGACAATATCTTGCCTTCTTGGCTCGGGGACGAGGCCATTACTGAGGATGTGTTGCGAGAGCAACAGGAGGCCTTGGCTCAATTGGCCAGATTGCGAGACGATGAGGCCATGGCTCGGGTGCTCAACGAGCAAGAGAAGCAAAGGATGTCGCCTTCGCCGCGGTCTTTGCGATCGACGGTGCTCACACCCAATCGCAGAGGGGCCCAATCGAAAATCGGTGCCAAGAAATCAGCCACTCCCTCGAGTAAATCCAGGGCCAGTGCCACCAAGAAGTTGAAGCAATTGTCACTTTTAGAATCATTTCATGCTAGTGCAGACTCCTAA
- the LOC131893568 gene encoding glucosidase 2 subunit beta-like, producing MATLRPFTIFLRIDDLSALCASVQVCMCVVCLYKRYKLSLTEPSRQANGTTGTTRKCLRQSLSATSDIPFYSPQAISIQRDPSIRLDPSHRPVYRKDSSVNPKMNRDFTFFILLVLVCGCHWTLGSDPGSAVPRGVRPELTNLYLAAKDTFQCLDGSKAIPYLQINDDYCDCPDGSDEPGTSACGQSRFYCGNDGFQAKLLLSSRVNDGICDCCDGTDEWASGAPACPNTCFEMGRAAREEAERQAKIQAQGFETKKAMMQEGRTLKAEKQTELGDLEKELETVKKDEEVLEEEKNRVEETEKVFLDKHNALKEEQRKEREEAERQLDQEQAKIFFQEVDVNQDGVLHVTEIMANARFDQNQDQVVSDDEANFFMEGNTNYDLDAFLAHGWDLVKNQAAQGPPPVQTPPLEAGDEDLGRVGEDDDYPEYEGEPLDDDHAPDVEQQPEDIGSPQDQEEYDDETREAIRIADEARSKYEDARAKARDLEDRMNRVREFLLADYGEHGEFAPLKDKCFEYVDNEYIYKMCAFDYCSQKSKNGGGETRLGKWDTFEPVGNDKYAIMKFKNGQTCWNGPARSTTVRLQCGVEETVKAVSEPSKCEYEMVFETPAACSEPSATVAHDEL from the exons ATGGCCACGCTGCGGCCTTTCACCATTTTCCTTAGGATTGATGATTTGTCAGCACTCTGTGCAAGTGTGCAAGTGTGCATGTGTGTAGTCTGTCTGTACAAGCGGTACAAGCTCAGCTTGACTGAGCCCAGTCGTCAAGCCAACGGCACGACGGGAACAACACGAAAGTGTCTCAGGCAGTCTCTGTCAGCCACCTCAGACATACCCTTTTACTCACCCCAAGCCATTTCAATCCAGAGGGATCCATCGATCCGTCTAGATCCATCCCATCGACCGGTTTACAGGAAAGATTCTAGCGTgaatccaaaaatgaacagGGACTTCACCTTCTTCATATTATTGGTTCTGGTTTGCGGGTGCCATTGGACCCTGGGCTCAGATCCCGGATCCGCCGTCCCTCGCGGGGTCAGACCCGAGCTGACGAATTTGTACTTGGCCGCCAAGGACACGTTTCAATGTCTAGATGGCTCCAAAGCTATTCCCTATCTCCAAATCAACGACGACTATTGTGACTGTCCG GACGGCTCGGATGAACCCGGCACTTCAGCCTGCGGGCAAAGCCGCTTCTACTGTGGCAATGACGGCTTCCAGGCCAAGCTTTTGTTGAGCTCGCGTGTCAATGACGGCATTTGCGATTGTTGCGATGGAACCGACGAATGGGCTAGTGGAGCCCCGGCTTGTCCTAATACTTGCTTCGAAATGGGTCGGGCCGCCCGAGAGGAGGCGGAACGCCAGGCCAAGATTCAGGCCCAGGGGTTCGAGaccaaaaaggccatgatgCAAGAAGGCCGCACTTTGAAGGCAGAGAAGCAAACGGAGCTAGGCGATTTGGAAAAGGAGTTGGAAACGGTGAAGAAAGACGAAGAAGTGttggaggaggaaaagaatcGAGTCGAAGAGACCGAGAAGGTGTTCCTGGACAAGCATAATGCTCTCAAAGAGGAGCAACGGAAAGAGAGGGAAGAGGCTGAGCGGCAACTGGACCAAGAACAAGCCAAGATCTTCTTCCAGGAAGTGGATGTCAACCAAGACGGAGTTCTCCACGTGACGGAGATCATGGCCAATGCCCGATTCGACCAGAACCAAGATCAAGTGGTTAGCGACGATGAGGCCAATTTCTTTATGGAAGGCAACACCAACTACGACTTGGACGCGTTCTTGGCTCACGGATGGGATTTAGTGAAGAACCAGGCCGCTCAGGGTCCGCCTCCAGTTCAGACCCCCCCGCTGGAAGCTGGCGACGAAGATTTAGGACGAGTGGGCGAAGATGACGATTATCCCGAATACGAAGGCGAACCTTTGGATGACGATCACGCCCCCGATGTGGAACAACAACCCGAGGACATTGGAAGCCcacaagatcaagaagaataTGACGATGAAACTCGCGAAGCCATTCGAATAGCCGATGAAGCCAGATCCAAATACGAAGATGCTCGAGCCAAAGCCCGTGATCTGGAAGATCGTATGAATCGAGTTCGAGAGTTCCTGTTGGCCGATTACGGAGAACACGGTGAATTTGCTCCCTTAAAAGACAAATGCTTTGAATATGTCGATAACGAGTACATCTATAAAATGTGTGCTTTCGACTACTGTTCgcaaaagtccaaaaatggagGCGGTGAGACTCGCTTGGGCAAGTGGGACACATTTGAGCCGGTGGGAAATGACAAATATGCCATTATGAAGTTCAAAAACGGTCAGACGTGCTGGAATGGACCGGCCCGATCCACGACCGTTCGCTTACAATGCGGGGTGGAAGAAACCGTCAAGGCTGTTTCTGAGCCTTCCAAGTGCGAGTACGAAATGGTGTTCGAAACACCAGCCGCTTGCTCCGAGCCCTCAGCTACCGTTGCTCATGACGAGTTGTAA